The following proteins come from a genomic window of Meles meles chromosome 1, mMelMel3.1 paternal haplotype, whole genome shotgun sequence:
- the CFAP107 gene encoding uncharacterized protein C1orf158 homolog, with translation MQFLTAVSPQSFSTPSWKVETKYSTRVLTGNWVEERRKFTKATEKTPQCIYRKDYVPFPDHRPDQISRWYGKRRIEGLPYKHLITHHQEPSHRHLISTYDDHYNRHNYNPGLPPRRSWSGHKLLWLPEKPDFPLLAPPTNYGLYEQLRWRWLAPKAAPRESIYTSSYPRPPLHALSQREHAIPVPPPRLHPVPRF, from the exons ATGCAGTTTTTGACTGCAGTAAGTCCACAGTCATTCTCCACCCCGAGCTGGAAGGTCGAGACCAAGTACTCAACCCGAGTGCTCACTGGAAACTGGgtggaagagaggaggaag TTCACCAAAGCCACTGAGAAAACACCTCAGTGCATTTACAGAAAAGACTATGTCCCCTTCCCGGACCACAGACCAGACCAGATCTCCAGGTGGTATGGAAAGAGGAGAATTGAG GGACTCCCGTACAAACACCTGATCACGCACCACCAGGAGCCCTCCCACCGCCATCTGATCAGCACCTATGATGACCACTACAACCGGCACAACTACAACCCGGGCCTGCCCCCGCGCCGCTCCTGGAGTGGACACAAGCTGCTGTGGCTCCCAGAGAAACCGGACTTCCCCCTTCTTG CTCCCCCTACAAACTACGGACTCTATGAGCAGCTGCGGTGGAGATGGTTGGCACCCAAGGCTGCCCCGAGGGAGAGCATTTACACCTCGTCCTACCCCAGACCACCACTGCATGCTTTGTCCCAGCGGGAGCATGccatccctgtccctccccctcggCTGCACCCTGTCCCGCGCTTCTGA